TGGGGCTCTGGAGTGTCCAATTGGCGACGTTCGTTACTTGCGAAGAATTGACGGGTTCAGTGAATGTTACGTTGACGCTGCTCTCCGTGGCCGTAGCAAACGAAACTTGCGGCGCGGTCGAGTCAGCACCGCCGGTCGTAAACGACCACTCGTAGCGGTTGTTTGCCGTTCCATCGTTGTCCTGCAAAGAGACGCCAGAGACATTTTGAATCGGACTTGCGGAACCGGCCGCAAGAAGGCGAACGGTATACGTTGTGTTCGGCGAAAGAACGTTGTTTGCTGTCAACTGAATCTCACGGAAGTCGGAGTTGTAAATAACCGATGCGGGCACTTGATCGCTCCCGACGAGGAGAAGCGCGGAAGTCGTCGTAACTGTTGAAGCAAGTAGGGCATCGTCGGTTGTCGCAAGAATGACGACATTGCCGACCGGCACGCCCGTCGCCGATGTCGCCGGCTCACGACCGATCACAAGCGGACCCGTCGCATCCACCCCCGAGGCGATGGTGAAATTGATGATGAAGGGCGAGGCAAGCGCAACGGCGTCGGAAGATGTAACACCCGTTCCTACCGTCAAGCGATACGCGCTCCCGGGGGTGAAAACAACACCAGAGACGTCTATATCCACCGAATCGTTCGAGAGCATGATCGTGCGGGCGGAGAAGTTTCCATTGACGAGCGTCACCGCCGCATTTGCCGTAACGTTAAAGAGCGTGATATTTGCCGCTGTGAAACTCGCGGTGGCCATACTTCGCGAGAAGTTCACGCTGAACTGCGAGGCGTTTGATGGAACGGATGTTGAACCACCGTTCGGATATCCCCCAACAACCGTTGGCGGCGCCGCGGAAGCGGATGTCATGCTCGCGTTCGGCGTAAAAGAAAGCGTGAAGTTTGATGCAAGAGGATTGCCGGCGATGTCCGTCGCACCGGTCGTAACCGTAAGTGTGTGCGCAACAGCCAAGAGCGGCAAAGTTGTAATGGTACAGATCGTGTCCGCCCCTGTCGTCGCAGAAGGATTGTAAGTAACCGTCGCACAAAGATTGGTGCCCGGAGCGCTATCGCGCGTAACCCTCACCGTTGTCGTCGTGATCGTGGAAGCGCTCATGGCTTCGCTGAAATCAACACCAACCATCGCAAGATCCACCGGCACGGCGTTTGCTGCAACAGATGCAGCATTGGGGAAACTATCAATGACCGTCGCCGGTGTTGTGTCTCCGCTCTGCTGGTTATTGCCAAATGATCCGGCGAATTCCGGACTCGAGCTCGTATTCTGCGGGTTGGGCGAGCTCATGAGCACGAAGTCGCTTGCGTTGTTGTTCGTGTCGTAGGAGTTTCCCGACGAGACATGCTCGCCGGAAGTCGCCATCGAAGTAGGTGTGGCAAAAGCCGATGCTTTGCGCTCGAGACTTGAACCGAGGACGAGATCGGGCGTCACAGCAGCCGCCTCATTCACCGTCGAAGAACCCCAGCCAAGCTTGTCAACCACATCGGTATTCGCCTGCGCCGAAAGGCTGATATAAACGGCGCCGTTGGAGACAAGTTGCGCGAGAGAGCCGTTATACGTCGCGTTTGCCGCCACCGACCCGGAGTACATGGTAGAAGCGATCAAGAAATATCCATTCGGTTGAATGGAGCTCGTAAGAATCGTCAAGGCAACGTTCGTATCCGTCGTCGTCGCGCCATTCCAGAGGTGGAGCCGCAGAACCGGCGAAGATGTCGTACCGACGGAAAACGCCGTCATCGATGGGTTGTAGAGTTCAACGAATTCATCTTGCGCGTTCGTGGAGGAACCGAGTTTCACTTCACTAATCTTGATGCTCGGCATGAGCGTAACGGTGGTGGGTGTGGCAGCGTTTCCCACAACATCCATCACGCTCGAAGTTACAGCAACCGTGTTGCCGGAACCCGTAGCAATCGTAGCACCCGAGGCAACAAGTTCGACGCCATTTCCAAAGTAGTTCACGCTCGTGATCGTCGAGTTATCGGCGGGAGCAGATGTCGTGAGTGTGAAATTTCCCGCAATCGCCGTTGCTTGAGAAAGACGCTCATTAAAATCCACAATCACCTGCGTCGTACTATTCACGTTAACGCCAATAACTTGCGGTCCGACGGTATCTTCCGGTGTTCCATACACAGCAACAGGCGTTGTGCCGCATGCTTCTGCAGATGCCGGTGGAAACGGTTGGTTGAATACGGCGCCCGTCGCGCACGCGATGCTGAAATCCGCGTTCGTGCTATTCAGGTTTCCAACAAGCGTGAGAACAACATTGGGGGAGTTGAGTGTATGCGACACGCTCGCGATGGCAATCGAATTTGCTCCGGATACGTTAAAATCCGACGCTTCGAGAGCCCCATTCGAACCATTGTTCACCGGTTGGCTAAATTGAAGGCTCAACACCGCCTGCCCATTTTTCCAAGACTGGACCGAGAACGTAGGTGCAACAGCTCCTGCCGTTTCCGGCTGGCTTATGATGGCAAGAAACGCAAAACCAACCGCGGCAATGAGTATGAACACCCAACCGCGTTTGGCAGCTCCGACAAGCTGCTTGGACATAAGCAAAACGTAAAAAAGTAACTTTTTGTTAAAAGATGACTTCATTCTACCCTTTCGTGAACAATTTATCCCAAAGTTATCCACATCTTCCCATTGCGTTCGCTCTTTGTTCGGTACATACTGCGAATGCAGGGAGAACTATGGCGCTCACAAAAAAACAATTTGAAGTACAAAAGTTCGTGCACGAATTCGAGCGGGAACATGGGTACGCGCCGTCGTATCGAGAAATCGCTGCTGGCCTCGGCCTTTCCTCTCCTGCGACCGTGTTTCAGCATATGAAAGCTATTGCGGAAAAAGTACCAGTATCTGCTATCGCTCTATTGCCGCTTGCGGGAGTTATTACCGCCGGCGAACCCATCGAGGCACTAGAAGAACGCGAGACCATGGCTGTTCCCTCTTCATTCGTGCTCGACGAGGCTAATTCCTACATCCTGCGCGTGAAGGGGCGTTCCATGATTGAAGATGGGATCTTCGATGGCGATTATGTCGTCATTGAGAGAAACCCGTCACCAAAAAATGGCGAGGTAGTCGTGGCGCTTCTCGACAATGCTTACGCCACGCTCAAACGTTTCTATCGCGAACAAGACCGCATTCGCTTGCAACCGGCCAACTCCACCATGGACCCCATCATTATCCGCGGGGACATCAACATTCAGGGCGTCGTCCGCGCCGTCATCCGTAAATTCCAAACTGCCTAGAAATTTGGGCGTGTCGCAAGGCTGGGGCCCTCGTCACCCCACAGCGAGTCATCCCTCACACACTCATCTTCGACCTAGAGCTC
This genomic stretch from Candidatus Uhrbacteria bacterium harbors:
- the lexA gene encoding repressor LexA → MALTKKQFEVQKFVHEFEREHGYAPSYREIAAGLGLSSPATVFQHMKAIAEKVPVSAIALLPLAGVITAGEPIEALEERETMAVPSSFVLDEANSYILRVKGRSMIEDGIFDGDYVVIERNPSPKNGEVVVALLDNAYATLKRFYREQDRIRLQPANSTMDPIIIRGDINIQGVVRAVIRKFQTA